Proteins found in one Melospiza melodia melodia isolate bMelMel2 chromosome 13, bMelMel2.pri, whole genome shotgun sequence genomic segment:
- the FHOD1 gene encoding FH1/FH2 domain-containing protein 1 isoform X6 — MALVEAAEATVPCRVQYLEDGDPFAFGSFPEPRRAPVYAVEEALALGAQLPALHRLVGAPLPLEDCTLQISPSGHYLDLDLSLLEQKDDLEGFYEEVRKGRRPTLILRTQLSVRVHAIIEKLYNSRGPELRRSLFSLKQLFQEDKDLVPEFVNLEGLTCLIKVGTEADQNYQNYILRALSQIMLFVDGMLGVINHNETVQWLYTLSGSPFRLVVKMALKLLLVFVEYTEPNALLLIRAVNAVDQARGACPWSNLMAILDQRNGADTELLVFTMTLINKTLAALPDQDTFYDVTDCLEQQGMEQVVQQYLGSKGTDLDLKQQFTIYESALKLEDDVEEPPSGGRKERRRTDEGRRGWRSQGGSQDPSADAQPLLGSPDTPKEPPAEDNLPIPAQSSPAEPCPTSIYNSTSSVRLALASPPAEKEQPPGPGERSVYKLHQTAPVWREEAPSLHEDKPILKKFEARFLENLAAAQKEKISSMAKGRLDVLSDTTLEHPTALAWEKDHSTSDPRVEPPSIRSHLPRSDITDSCSTISSDTKFMLDMLYAKGSSESGREKVLHEMPLSPQIQGEVEMDTKGSSSQEQESAWPCGRAPDGPVASTHAKLVRAMSSIDDETHTQKLENTGMMPIKKDTELTWERLETVPVQLKIKDMDFTDLGDEEDFDILDTGPMTNGSFLHPGIEAMSAGTFMAPPPPPALPGCPPPPPPALPGCPPPPPPPPPAIPGCPPPPGLPGPSTTDGPSEAKKKRTVKLFWKELKQLDGTVGSGRFGQGTLWASLQNVEVNTAKLEHLFESRSKEAPTSKKAIDGKKVVVVLDPKRSNAINIGLTVLPPVHIIKTAVLNFDEFAVSKEGIEKILTMVPTEEEKQKIQEAQLANPDVPLGSAEQFLLSLSSISDLTARLQLWAFKLDYESLEQEIAEPLFDLKVGMEQLARNHTFKCILATLLAMGNFLNGSQSRGFDLGYLAKVSEVKDTVHRQSLLYHLCQMVLEKFPETTDLYSEIASITRSAKIDFEELANSLVQLERRCRASWHNLKVIAKHETKPVLKTKLTEFLKDSTQRIIVLKVVHRRVLNRFHSFLLYLGYPASAVRDVKVTSICKLLQEFALEYRTCWERVLLQQKKRAAHRERNKTRGRLITETEKFSGIAEAVLPPAVVSSSPREQMEAGHECMKIVLTSPTDIPARRSRASQGTGHGTPTHGSPAQEDVPSSPDDASDEIMDQLVKSVTHNPNPRPCPNKERRRSRGNRKSLRRTLKSGLTEELVRALGLGQVPGMEI; from the exons atgGCGCTGGTGGAGGCGGCGGAGGCGACGGTGCCATGCCGGGTGCAGTACCTGGAGGACGGGGATCCCTTCGCCTTCGGCAGCTTCCCGGAGCCCCGACGAGCCCCGGTTTACGCCGTGGAGGAGGCGCTGGCCCTGGGGGCGCAGCTGCCCGCGCTGCACCGCCTGGTCGGGGCCCCGCTGCCG CTGGAGGACTGCACGCTGCAGATCTCACCCTCTGGACACTACCTGGACCTTGACTTATCCCTGCTGGAACAGAAGGATGATCTGGAGGGTTTCTATGAGGAGGTCAG GAAGGGGCGCCGGCCGACGCTGATCCTGCGCACGCAGCTCTCCGTCCGAGTCCACGCCATCATCG AGAAGCTGTACAACTCACGGGGGCCCGAGCTGCGGAGGTCCCTCTTCTCCCTGAAGCAGCTCTTCCAG GAGGACAAGGACCTGGTGCCAGAGTTTGTGAACCTGGAGGGGTTGACGTGCCTGATCAAAGTGGGGACAGAGGCTGACCAGAACTACCAGAATTACATCCTCCGGG CCTTGAGCCAGATCATGCTCTTCGTGGATGGGATGCTGGGTGTCATCAACCACAACGAGACTGTCCAGTGGCTGTACACGCTCTCAGGAAGCCCA TTTCGCCTGGTGGTGAAGATGGCcctgaagctgctcctggtgtttgtGGAGTACACAGAGCCCAACGCCTTGCTGCTCATCCGCGCCGTCAATGCCGTGGACCAGGCCAGAG GTGCCTGTCCGTGGTCCAACTTAATGGCCATCCTGGACCAGCGCAACGGGGCTGACACGGAGCTGCTGGTGTTCACCATGACACTGATCAACAAG ACGCTGGCAGCCCTCCCAGACCAGGACACCTTCTATGATGTGACCGActgcctggagcagcagggcATGGAGCAGGTGGTGCAGCAGTACCTGGGCAGCAAGGGCACCGACCTCGACTTGAAGCAGCAGTTCACAATCTACGAG AGTGCTCTCAAGCTGGAGGATGATGTGGAAGAGCCGCCCTCAGGGGGACGCAAAGAGCGGAGGAGGACAGATGAGGGCCGGCGTGGGTGGCGATCCCAGGGCGGCTCCCAGGATCCCAGTGCCGATGCCCAGCCACTACTGGGGTCTCCTGACACTCCAAAGGAGCCCCCAGCTGAGGACAACCTGCCTATCcctgcacagagcagcccagCAGA ACCCTGTCCCACCAGCATCTACAACAGCACATCCAGCGTGCGGCTGGCCCTGGCCTCCCCCCCGGCTGAGAAGGAGCAGCCCCCGGGCCCAGGAGAGCGCAGTGTCTACAA GCTGCACCAAACTGCCCCTGTCTG GCGGGAGGAGGCCCCCTCCTTGCATGAGGACAAGCCTATTTTGAAGAAGTTTGA AGCTCGCTTTTTGGAGAACCTGGCTGCAGCCCAGAAGGAGAAGATCTCTTCCATGGCCAAGGGACGGCTCGATGTCCTCAGTGATACTACACTGGAGCATCCTACTGCTCTTGCATGGGAAAAAGACCACAGCACCTCTGACCCCAGGGTGGAGCCACCCAGCATAA ggtctcatTTGCCTCGATCTGACATCACTGACTCCTGCAGCACCATCTCCTCTGACACCAAGTTTATGCTGGACATGCTCTATGCCAAGGGCTCCTCGGAGTCGGGGAGGGAGAAGGTGCTCCATGAAATGCCTTTATCCCCCCAGATCCAGGGTGAAGTGGAGATGGACACCAAGGGaagcagcagccaggagcaggagagtGCCTGGCCCTGTGGCAGGGCTCCAGACGGGCCAGTAGCCAGCACCCATGCCAAGCTGGTACGTGCCATGTCCAGCATAGATGATGAGACCCACACACAGAAGCTGGAGAACACTGGAATGATGCCCATCAAAAAGGACACAGAGCTGACATGGGAGCGCCTGGAGACCGTCCCTGTGCAGCTGAAGATCAAGGACATGGACTTCACTGACTTGGGGGATGAAGAAGATTTTGACATCCTGGACACGGGGCCAATGACCAATGGATCTTTCCTCCATCCTGGCATTGAAGCAATGAGTGCTGGAACATTCATGGCTCCCCCTCcacctcctgccctccctggttgcccaccacctccacctcctgccctccctggttGCCCACCACCTCCACCACCTCCACCTCCTGCCATCCCTGGCTGCCCACCCCCACCGGGGCTGCCAGGTCCCTCAACAACAGATGGCCCCTCcgaggccaagaagaagaggaCAGTGAAGCTCTTCTGGAAGGAGCTGAAGCAGCTGGATGGGACTGTGGGAAGTGGCAGGTTTGGCCAGGGGACACTTTGGGCATCCCTGCAGAATGTCGAGGTCAATACTGCGAAACTGGAGCATCTCTTTGAGTCACGGTCAAAGGAAGCGCCAACCTCAAAG AAAGCCATTGATGGGAAGaaggtggtggtggtgttggatcCCAAGAGGAGCAACGCCATCAACATTGGCCTCACTGTGTTGCCACCCGTCCATATAATCAAGACAGCCGTGCTCAACTTTGATGAGTTTGCAGTCAGTAAGGAAGGGATTGAG AAAATCCTAACCATGGTCCCAACCGAGGAGGAAAAACAGAAGATCCAGGAGGCCCAGTTGGCCAATCCTGATGTGCCTttgggctctgcagagcagttcctgctctccctgtcttccatcagtgacctcacagccaggcTCCAGCTCTGGGCCTTCAAGCTGGACTATGAGAGCCTGGAGCAG GAGATCGCAGAGCCGCTCTTTGATCTGAAGGTAGGCATGGAGCAGCTGGCCAGAAATCACACATTCAAGTGCATCTTGGCCACGCTGCTGGCGATGGGCAACTTCTTGAATGGTTCCCAG AGCAGAGGCTTTGACCTCGGCTACCTGGCGAAGGTCTCGGAAGTGAAGGACACAGTGCACCGGCAGTCCCTGCTCTACCATCTCTGCCAGATGGTGTTAGAGAAGTTCCCAGAAACCACTGACCTCTACTCAGAAATTGCCTCCATCACCCGTTCCGCCAAG ATTGACTTTGAAGAGCTGGCCAACAGCCTGGTGCAGCTAGAACGGAGGtgcagggcctcctggcacaACCTGAAGGTGATTGCCAAGCATGAGACCAAGCCAGTGCTGAAGACCAAGCTGACAGAGTTCCTCAAGGACAGCACCCAGCGCATCATCGTCCTGAAGGTGGTGCACAGGCGTGTCCTCAACAG GTTTCACTCCTTCCTGCTGTACCTGGGCTACCCCGCGAGCGCGGTGCGGGATGTGAAGGTGACATccatctgcaaactgctgcaggagTTCGCCCTGGAGTACCGCACCTGCTGGGAGcgcgtgctgctgcagcagaagaaacgcgCCGCCCACCGCGAGCGCAACAAAACCCGGGGCCGGCTCATCACCGAG ACTGAGAAATTCTCCGGCATTGCCGAGGCCGTTCTGCCGCCTGCCGTGgtgtccagcagccccagggagcagaTGGAAGCGGGTCACGAGTGCATGAAGATTGTGCTGACCTCCCCCACAGATATCCC
- the FHOD1 gene encoding FH1/FH2 domain-containing protein 1 isoform X5, giving the protein MPPCFRMCLPTEFGLEDCTLQISPSGHYLDLDLSLLEQKDDLEGFYEEVRKGRRPTLILRTQLSVRVHAIIEKLYNSRGPELRRSLFSLKQLFQEDKDLVPEFVNLEGLTCLIKVGTEADQNYQNYILRALSQIMLFVDGMLGVINHNETVQWLYTLSGSPFRLVVKMALKLLLVFVEYTEPNALLLIRAVNAVDQARGACPWSNLMAILDQRNGADTELLVFTMTLINKTLAALPDQDTFYDVTDCLEQQGMEQVVQQYLGSKGTDLDLKQQFTIYESALKLEDDVEEPPSGGRKERRRTDEGRRGWRSQGGSQDPSADAQPLLGSPDTPKEPPAEDNLPIPAQSSPAEPCPTSIYNSTSSVRLALASPPAEKEQPPGPGERSVYKLHQTAPVWREEAPSLHEDKPILKKFEARFLENLAAAQKEKISSMAKGRLDVLSDTTLEHPTALAWEKDHSTSDPRVEPPSIRSHLPRSDITDSCSTISSDTKFMLDMLYAKGSSESGREKVLHEMPLSPQIQGEVEMDTKGSSSQEQESAWPCGRAPDGPVASTHAKLVRAMSSIDDETHTQKLENTGMMPIKKDTELTWERLETVPVQLKIKDMDFTDLGDEEDFDILDTGPMTNGSFLHPGIEAMSAGTFMAPPPPPALPGCPPPPPPALPGCPPPPPPPPPAIPGCPPPPGLPGPSTTDGPSEAKKKRTVKLFWKELKQLDGTVGSGRFGQGTLWASLQNVEVNTAKLEHLFESRSKEAPTSKKAIDGKKVVVVLDPKRSNAINIGLTVLPPVHIIKTAVLNFDEFAVSKEGIEKILTMVPTEEEKQKIQEAQLANPDVPLGSAEQFLLSLSSISDLTARLQLWAFKLDYESLEQEIAEPLFDLKVGMEQLARNHTFKCILATLLAMGNFLNGSQSRGFDLGYLAKVSEVKDTVHRQSLLYHLCQMVLEKFPETTDLYSEIASITRSAKIDFEELANSLVQLERRCRASWHNLKVIAKHETKPVLKTKLTEFLKDSTQRIIVLKVVHRRVLNRFHSFLLYLGYPASAVRDVKVTSICKLLQEFALEYRTCWERVLLQQKKRAAHRERNKTRGRLITETEKFSGIAEAVLPPAVVSSSPREQMEAGHECMKIVLTSPTDIPARRSRASQGTGHGTPTHGSPAQEDVPSSPDDASDEIMDQLVKSVTHNPNPRPCPNKERRRSRGNRKSLRRTLKSGLTEELVRALGLGQVPGMEI; this is encoded by the exons ATGCCACCCTGCTTCAGGATGTGTCTGCCAACTGAGTTTGGT CTGGAGGACTGCACGCTGCAGATCTCACCCTCTGGACACTACCTGGACCTTGACTTATCCCTGCTGGAACAGAAGGATGATCTGGAGGGTTTCTATGAGGAGGTCAG GAAGGGGCGCCGGCCGACGCTGATCCTGCGCACGCAGCTCTCCGTCCGAGTCCACGCCATCATCG AGAAGCTGTACAACTCACGGGGGCCCGAGCTGCGGAGGTCCCTCTTCTCCCTGAAGCAGCTCTTCCAG GAGGACAAGGACCTGGTGCCAGAGTTTGTGAACCTGGAGGGGTTGACGTGCCTGATCAAAGTGGGGACAGAGGCTGACCAGAACTACCAGAATTACATCCTCCGGG CCTTGAGCCAGATCATGCTCTTCGTGGATGGGATGCTGGGTGTCATCAACCACAACGAGACTGTCCAGTGGCTGTACACGCTCTCAGGAAGCCCA TTTCGCCTGGTGGTGAAGATGGCcctgaagctgctcctggtgtttgtGGAGTACACAGAGCCCAACGCCTTGCTGCTCATCCGCGCCGTCAATGCCGTGGACCAGGCCAGAG GTGCCTGTCCGTGGTCCAACTTAATGGCCATCCTGGACCAGCGCAACGGGGCTGACACGGAGCTGCTGGTGTTCACCATGACACTGATCAACAAG ACGCTGGCAGCCCTCCCAGACCAGGACACCTTCTATGATGTGACCGActgcctggagcagcagggcATGGAGCAGGTGGTGCAGCAGTACCTGGGCAGCAAGGGCACCGACCTCGACTTGAAGCAGCAGTTCACAATCTACGAG AGTGCTCTCAAGCTGGAGGATGATGTGGAAGAGCCGCCCTCAGGGGGACGCAAAGAGCGGAGGAGGACAGATGAGGGCCGGCGTGGGTGGCGATCCCAGGGCGGCTCCCAGGATCCCAGTGCCGATGCCCAGCCACTACTGGGGTCTCCTGACACTCCAAAGGAGCCCCCAGCTGAGGACAACCTGCCTATCcctgcacagagcagcccagCAGA ACCCTGTCCCACCAGCATCTACAACAGCACATCCAGCGTGCGGCTGGCCCTGGCCTCCCCCCCGGCTGAGAAGGAGCAGCCCCCGGGCCCAGGAGAGCGCAGTGTCTACAA GCTGCACCAAACTGCCCCTGTCTG GCGGGAGGAGGCCCCCTCCTTGCATGAGGACAAGCCTATTTTGAAGAAGTTTGA AGCTCGCTTTTTGGAGAACCTGGCTGCAGCCCAGAAGGAGAAGATCTCTTCCATGGCCAAGGGACGGCTCGATGTCCTCAGTGATACTACACTGGAGCATCCTACTGCTCTTGCATGGGAAAAAGACCACAGCACCTCTGACCCCAGGGTGGAGCCACCCAGCATAA ggtctcatTTGCCTCGATCTGACATCACTGACTCCTGCAGCACCATCTCCTCTGACACCAAGTTTATGCTGGACATGCTCTATGCCAAGGGCTCCTCGGAGTCGGGGAGGGAGAAGGTGCTCCATGAAATGCCTTTATCCCCCCAGATCCAGGGTGAAGTGGAGATGGACACCAAGGGaagcagcagccaggagcaggagagtGCCTGGCCCTGTGGCAGGGCTCCAGACGGGCCAGTAGCCAGCACCCATGCCAAGCTGGTACGTGCCATGTCCAGCATAGATGATGAGACCCACACACAGAAGCTGGAGAACACTGGAATGATGCCCATCAAAAAGGACACAGAGCTGACATGGGAGCGCCTGGAGACCGTCCCTGTGCAGCTGAAGATCAAGGACATGGACTTCACTGACTTGGGGGATGAAGAAGATTTTGACATCCTGGACACGGGGCCAATGACCAATGGATCTTTCCTCCATCCTGGCATTGAAGCAATGAGTGCTGGAACATTCATGGCTCCCCCTCcacctcctgccctccctggttgcccaccacctccacctcctgccctccctggttGCCCACCACCTCCACCACCTCCACCTCCTGCCATCCCTGGCTGCCCACCCCCACCGGGGCTGCCAGGTCCCTCAACAACAGATGGCCCCTCcgaggccaagaagaagaggaCAGTGAAGCTCTTCTGGAAGGAGCTGAAGCAGCTGGATGGGACTGTGGGAAGTGGCAGGTTTGGCCAGGGGACACTTTGGGCATCCCTGCAGAATGTCGAGGTCAATACTGCGAAACTGGAGCATCTCTTTGAGTCACGGTCAAAGGAAGCGCCAACCTCAAAG AAAGCCATTGATGGGAAGaaggtggtggtggtgttggatcCCAAGAGGAGCAACGCCATCAACATTGGCCTCACTGTGTTGCCACCCGTCCATATAATCAAGACAGCCGTGCTCAACTTTGATGAGTTTGCAGTCAGTAAGGAAGGGATTGAG AAAATCCTAACCATGGTCCCAACCGAGGAGGAAAAACAGAAGATCCAGGAGGCCCAGTTGGCCAATCCTGATGTGCCTttgggctctgcagagcagttcctgctctccctgtcttccatcagtgacctcacagccaggcTCCAGCTCTGGGCCTTCAAGCTGGACTATGAGAGCCTGGAGCAG GAGATCGCAGAGCCGCTCTTTGATCTGAAGGTAGGCATGGAGCAGCTGGCCAGAAATCACACATTCAAGTGCATCTTGGCCACGCTGCTGGCGATGGGCAACTTCTTGAATGGTTCCCAG AGCAGAGGCTTTGACCTCGGCTACCTGGCGAAGGTCTCGGAAGTGAAGGACACAGTGCACCGGCAGTCCCTGCTCTACCATCTCTGCCAGATGGTGTTAGAGAAGTTCCCAGAAACCACTGACCTCTACTCAGAAATTGCCTCCATCACCCGTTCCGCCAAG ATTGACTTTGAAGAGCTGGCCAACAGCCTGGTGCAGCTAGAACGGAGGtgcagggcctcctggcacaACCTGAAGGTGATTGCCAAGCATGAGACCAAGCCAGTGCTGAAGACCAAGCTGACAGAGTTCCTCAAGGACAGCACCCAGCGCATCATCGTCCTGAAGGTGGTGCACAGGCGTGTCCTCAACAG GTTTCACTCCTTCCTGCTGTACCTGGGCTACCCCGCGAGCGCGGTGCGGGATGTGAAGGTGACATccatctgcaaactgctgcaggagTTCGCCCTGGAGTACCGCACCTGCTGGGAGcgcgtgctgctgcagcagaagaaacgcgCCGCCCACCGCGAGCGCAACAAAACCCGGGGCCGGCTCATCACCGAG ACTGAGAAATTCTCCGGCATTGCCGAGGCCGTTCTGCCGCCTGCCGTGgtgtccagcagccccagggagcagaTGGAAGCGGGTCACGAGTGCATGAAGATTGTGCTGACCTCCCCCACAGATATCCC
- the FHOD1 gene encoding FH1/FH2 domain-containing protein 1 isoform X7, whose product MALVEAAEATVPCRVQYLEDGDPFAFGSFPEPRRAPVYAVEEALALGAQLPALHRLVGAPLPLEDCTLQISPSGHYLDLDLSLLEQKDDLEGFYEEVRKGRRPTLILRTQLSVRVHAIIEKLYNSRGPELRRSLFSLKQLFQEDKDLVPEFVNLEGLTCLIKVGTEADQNYQNYILRALSQIMLFVDGMLGVINHNETVQWLYTLSGSPFRLVVKMALKLLLVFVEYTEPNALLLIRAVNAVDQARGACPWSNLMAILDQRNGADTELLVFTMTLINKTLAALPDQDTFYDVTDCLEQQGMEQVVQQYLGSKGTDLDLKQQFTIYESALKLEDDVEEPPSGGRKERRRTDEGRRGWRSQGGSQDPSADAQPLLGSPDTPKEPPAEDNLPIPAQSSPAEPCPTSIYNSTSSVRLALASPPAEKEQPPGPGERSVYKARFLENLAAAQKEKISSMAKGRLDVLSDTTLEHPTALAWEKDHSTSDPRVEPPSIRSHLPRSDITDSCSTISSDTKFMLDMLYAKGSSESGREKVLHEMPLSPQIQGEVEMDTKGSSSQEQESAWPCGRAPDGPVASTHAKLVRAMSSIDDETHTQKLENTGMMPIKKDTELTWERLETVPVQLKIKDMDFTDLGDEEDFDILDTGPMTNGSFLHPGIEAMSAGTFMAPPPPPALPGCPPPPPPALPGCPPPPPPPPPAIPGCPPPPGLPGPSTTDGPSEAKKKRTVKLFWKELKQLDGTVGSGRFGQGTLWASLQNVEVNTAKLEHLFESRSKEAPTSKKAIDGKKVVVVLDPKRSNAINIGLTVLPPVHIIKTAVLNFDEFAVSKEGIEKILTMVPTEEEKQKIQEAQLANPDVPLGSAEQFLLSLSSISDLTARLQLWAFKLDYESLEQEIAEPLFDLKVGMEQLARNHTFKCILATLLAMGNFLNGSQSRGFDLGYLAKVSEVKDTVHRQSLLYHLCQMVLEKFPETTDLYSEIASITRSAKIDFEELANSLVQLERRCRASWHNLKVIAKHETKPVLKTKLTEFLKDSTQRIIVLKVVHRRVLNRFHSFLLYLGYPASAVRDVKVTSICKLLQEFALEYRTCWERVLLQQKKRAAHRERNKTRGRLITETEKFSGIAEAVLPPAVVSSSPREQMEAGHECMKIVLTSPTDIPARRSRASQGTGHGTPTHGSPAQEDVPSSPDDASDEIMDQLVKSVTHNPNPRPCPNKERRRSRGNRKSLRRTLKSGLTEELVRALGLGQVPGMEI is encoded by the exons atgGCGCTGGTGGAGGCGGCGGAGGCGACGGTGCCATGCCGGGTGCAGTACCTGGAGGACGGGGATCCCTTCGCCTTCGGCAGCTTCCCGGAGCCCCGACGAGCCCCGGTTTACGCCGTGGAGGAGGCGCTGGCCCTGGGGGCGCAGCTGCCCGCGCTGCACCGCCTGGTCGGGGCCCCGCTGCCG CTGGAGGACTGCACGCTGCAGATCTCACCCTCTGGACACTACCTGGACCTTGACTTATCCCTGCTGGAACAGAAGGATGATCTGGAGGGTTTCTATGAGGAGGTCAG GAAGGGGCGCCGGCCGACGCTGATCCTGCGCACGCAGCTCTCCGTCCGAGTCCACGCCATCATCG AGAAGCTGTACAACTCACGGGGGCCCGAGCTGCGGAGGTCCCTCTTCTCCCTGAAGCAGCTCTTCCAG GAGGACAAGGACCTGGTGCCAGAGTTTGTGAACCTGGAGGGGTTGACGTGCCTGATCAAAGTGGGGACAGAGGCTGACCAGAACTACCAGAATTACATCCTCCGGG CCTTGAGCCAGATCATGCTCTTCGTGGATGGGATGCTGGGTGTCATCAACCACAACGAGACTGTCCAGTGGCTGTACACGCTCTCAGGAAGCCCA TTTCGCCTGGTGGTGAAGATGGCcctgaagctgctcctggtgtttgtGGAGTACACAGAGCCCAACGCCTTGCTGCTCATCCGCGCCGTCAATGCCGTGGACCAGGCCAGAG GTGCCTGTCCGTGGTCCAACTTAATGGCCATCCTGGACCAGCGCAACGGGGCTGACACGGAGCTGCTGGTGTTCACCATGACACTGATCAACAAG ACGCTGGCAGCCCTCCCAGACCAGGACACCTTCTATGATGTGACCGActgcctggagcagcagggcATGGAGCAGGTGGTGCAGCAGTACCTGGGCAGCAAGGGCACCGACCTCGACTTGAAGCAGCAGTTCACAATCTACGAG AGTGCTCTCAAGCTGGAGGATGATGTGGAAGAGCCGCCCTCAGGGGGACGCAAAGAGCGGAGGAGGACAGATGAGGGCCGGCGTGGGTGGCGATCCCAGGGCGGCTCCCAGGATCCCAGTGCCGATGCCCAGCCACTACTGGGGTCTCCTGACACTCCAAAGGAGCCCCCAGCTGAGGACAACCTGCCTATCcctgcacagagcagcccagCAGA ACCCTGTCCCACCAGCATCTACAACAGCACATCCAGCGTGCGGCTGGCCCTGGCCTCCCCCCCGGCTGAGAAGGAGCAGCCCCCGGGCCCAGGAGAGCGCAGTGTCTACAA AGCTCGCTTTTTGGAGAACCTGGCTGCAGCCCAGAAGGAGAAGATCTCTTCCATGGCCAAGGGACGGCTCGATGTCCTCAGTGATACTACACTGGAGCATCCTACTGCTCTTGCATGGGAAAAAGACCACAGCACCTCTGACCCCAGGGTGGAGCCACCCAGCATAA ggtctcatTTGCCTCGATCTGACATCACTGACTCCTGCAGCACCATCTCCTCTGACACCAAGTTTATGCTGGACATGCTCTATGCCAAGGGCTCCTCGGAGTCGGGGAGGGAGAAGGTGCTCCATGAAATGCCTTTATCCCCCCAGATCCAGGGTGAAGTGGAGATGGACACCAAGGGaagcagcagccaggagcaggagagtGCCTGGCCCTGTGGCAGGGCTCCAGACGGGCCAGTAGCCAGCACCCATGCCAAGCTGGTACGTGCCATGTCCAGCATAGATGATGAGACCCACACACAGAAGCTGGAGAACACTGGAATGATGCCCATCAAAAAGGACACAGAGCTGACATGGGAGCGCCTGGAGACCGTCCCTGTGCAGCTGAAGATCAAGGACATGGACTTCACTGACTTGGGGGATGAAGAAGATTTTGACATCCTGGACACGGGGCCAATGACCAATGGATCTTTCCTCCATCCTGGCATTGAAGCAATGAGTGCTGGAACATTCATGGCTCCCCCTCcacctcctgccctccctggttgcccaccacctccacctcctgccctccctggttGCCCACCACCTCCACCACCTCCACCTCCTGCCATCCCTGGCTGCCCACCCCCACCGGGGCTGCCAGGTCCCTCAACAACAGATGGCCCCTCcgaggccaagaagaagaggaCAGTGAAGCTCTTCTGGAAGGAGCTGAAGCAGCTGGATGGGACTGTGGGAAGTGGCAGGTTTGGCCAGGGGACACTTTGGGCATCCCTGCAGAATGTCGAGGTCAATACTGCGAAACTGGAGCATCTCTTTGAGTCACGGTCAAAGGAAGCGCCAACCTCAAAG AAAGCCATTGATGGGAAGaaggtggtggtggtgttggatcCCAAGAGGAGCAACGCCATCAACATTGGCCTCACTGTGTTGCCACCCGTCCATATAATCAAGACAGCCGTGCTCAACTTTGATGAGTTTGCAGTCAGTAAGGAAGGGATTGAG AAAATCCTAACCATGGTCCCAACCGAGGAGGAAAAACAGAAGATCCAGGAGGCCCAGTTGGCCAATCCTGATGTGCCTttgggctctgcagagcagttcctgctctccctgtcttccatcagtgacctcacagccaggcTCCAGCTCTGGGCCTTCAAGCTGGACTATGAGAGCCTGGAGCAG GAGATCGCAGAGCCGCTCTTTGATCTGAAGGTAGGCATGGAGCAGCTGGCCAGAAATCACACATTCAAGTGCATCTTGGCCACGCTGCTGGCGATGGGCAACTTCTTGAATGGTTCCCAG AGCAGAGGCTTTGACCTCGGCTACCTGGCGAAGGTCTCGGAAGTGAAGGACACAGTGCACCGGCAGTCCCTGCTCTACCATCTCTGCCAGATGGTGTTAGAGAAGTTCCCAGAAACCACTGACCTCTACTCAGAAATTGCCTCCATCACCCGTTCCGCCAAG ATTGACTTTGAAGAGCTGGCCAACAGCCTGGTGCAGCTAGAACGGAGGtgcagggcctcctggcacaACCTGAAGGTGATTGCCAAGCATGAGACCAAGCCAGTGCTGAAGACCAAGCTGACAGAGTTCCTCAAGGACAGCACCCAGCGCATCATCGTCCTGAAGGTGGTGCACAGGCGTGTCCTCAACAG GTTTCACTCCTTCCTGCTGTACCTGGGCTACCCCGCGAGCGCGGTGCGGGATGTGAAGGTGACATccatctgcaaactgctgcaggagTTCGCCCTGGAGTACCGCACCTGCTGGGAGcgcgtgctgctgcagcagaagaaacgcgCCGCCCACCGCGAGCGCAACAAAACCCGGGGCCGGCTCATCACCGAG ACTGAGAAATTCTCCGGCATTGCCGAGGCCGTTCTGCCGCCTGCCGTGgtgtccagcagccccagggagcagaTGGAAGCGGGTCACGAGTGCATGAAGATTGTGCTGACCTCCCCCACAGATATCCC